The Pseudomonas kermanshahensis genome includes a window with the following:
- a CDS encoding peptidase U32 family protein — translation MSLPKNHLELLSPARDVAIAREAILHGADAIYIGGPSFGARHNACNEVSEIAELVEFARRYHARVFTTINTILHDNELEPARKLIHQLYDAGVDALIVQDLGVMELDIPPIELHASTQTDIRTLERAKFLDQAGFSQLVLARELNLQQIRAIAAETDAAIEFFIHGALCVAFSGQCNISHAQTGRSANRGDCSQACRLPYTLKDDQGRVVAFEKHLLSMKDNNQTANLRDLVDAGVRSFKIEGRYKDMGYVKNITAHYRKELDAILEDRPDLARASSGRTEHFFVPDPDKTFHRGSTDYFVSDRKIDIGAFDSPTFTGLPVGVVEKVNKRDMLVTTDVPLTNGDGLNVLVKREVVGFRANIAEPRGEFEEDGQKRYRYRVEPNEMPDGLYKLRPNHPLSRNLDHNWQQALQRTSAERRVGVEWHAVLREQRLMLTVSSEEGVSVQVALDGPFGAANKPQQALDQLHDLLGQLGTTQYHANAIELDAPQAYFIPNSQLKALRREAIEALTAARVKAHPRGGRKAETTPPPVYPESHLSFLANVYNQKARDFYHRHGVQLIDAAYEAHEEHGEVPVMITKHCLRFSFNLCPKQAKGVTGVRTKVAPMQLIQGDEVLTLKFDCKPCEMHVVGKMKSHIIDLPPPGSAVAQVVGHISPEDLLKTIPRAPH, via the coding sequence ATGTCCCTTCCAAAGAATCACCTGGAACTGCTCAGCCCTGCCCGTGACGTGGCCATCGCTCGCGAAGCGATCCTGCACGGCGCTGATGCCATCTATATCGGCGGCCCGAGCTTCGGCGCGCGCCATAACGCCTGCAACGAAGTCAGCGAAATCGCCGAACTGGTCGAGTTCGCCCGTCGCTACCATGCACGCGTGTTCACCACCATCAACACCATCCTCCACGACAACGAGCTGGAGCCGGCGCGCAAGCTGATCCATCAGCTCTACGACGCGGGCGTCGACGCCTTGATCGTGCAGGACCTGGGGGTGATGGAGCTGGACATCCCACCGATCGAGCTGCACGCCAGCACCCAGACCGACATCCGTACCCTAGAGCGCGCCAAGTTCCTCGATCAGGCGGGCTTCTCGCAGCTGGTACTGGCCCGTGAGCTGAACCTGCAGCAGATCCGCGCCATTGCCGCCGAAACCGACGCCGCCATCGAGTTCTTCATTCACGGTGCGCTGTGCGTGGCCTTTTCCGGCCAGTGCAACATCTCCCACGCCCAGACTGGGCGCAGCGCCAACCGTGGCGACTGCTCACAAGCCTGCCGCCTGCCCTACACCCTGAAGGATGACCAGGGCCGCGTGGTGGCCTTCGAGAAGCACCTGTTGTCGATGAAGGACAACAACCAGACCGCCAACCTGCGCGACCTGGTCGACGCTGGCGTGCGCTCGTTCAAGATCGAGGGCCGCTACAAGGACATGGGCTATGTGAAGAACATCACGGCCCACTACCGCAAAGAGCTCGACGCCATCCTCGAAGACCGCCCGGACCTGGCCCGCGCGTCAAGTGGCCGCACCGAGCACTTCTTCGTCCCAGACCCGGACAAGACCTTCCACCGCGGTAGCACCGACTACTTCGTCAGCGACCGCAAGATCGACATCGGCGCGTTCGACTCGCCAACGTTCACCGGCTTGCCGGTGGGCGTAGTGGAAAAGGTCAACAAACGCGACATGCTGGTCACCACTGACGTGCCGCTGACCAACGGCGACGGCCTGAACGTGCTGGTCAAGCGCGAGGTGGTGGGGTTCCGCGCCAACATTGCCGAACCCCGTGGCGAGTTCGAGGAAGACGGCCAGAAGCGCTATCGCTACCGCGTCGAACCCAACGAAATGCCTGACGGCCTGTACAAACTGCGGCCAAATCACCCGCTGTCGCGCAACCTCGACCACAACTGGCAACAGGCCTTGCAGCGCACGTCGGCCGAACGCCGAGTGGGTGTGGAATGGCACGCGGTGCTGCGCGAGCAGCGGCTGATGCTCACCGTCAGCAGCGAGGAAGGCGTCAGCGTGCAAGTGGCCCTGGACGGCCCGTTCGGCGCGGCCAACAAGCCGCAACAGGCGCTGGACCAACTGCACGACCTGTTGGGCCAACTGGGTACCACCCAGTACCACGCCAACGCCATCGAACTGGATGCCCCACAGGCGTATTTCATCCCTAACTCCCAGCTCAAGGCCCTGCGCCGTGAAGCCATCGAGGCGCTGACCGCTGCTCGGGTCAAGGCGCATCCGCGCGGCGGTCGTAAAGCTGAAACCACGCCACCTCCGGTGTACCCGGAGTCGCACCTGTCGTTCCTGGCCAACGTTTACAACCAGAAAGCGCGCGATTTCTACCACCGTCACGGCGTGCAGCTGATCGACGCGGCCTACGAGGCCCATGAAGAGCACGGCGAAGTGCCGGTGATGATCACCAAGCACTGCCTGCGCTTCTCGTTCAACCTGTGCCCCAAGCAGGCCAAGGGCGTGACCGGCGTGCGCACCAAGGTGGCGCCGATGCAGCTGATTCAGGGCGACGAAGTGCTGACCCTGAAATTCGACTGCAAACCGTGTGAAATGCATGTGGTCGGCAAGATGAAAAGCCACATCATCGACCTGCCGCCCCCCGGCAGCGCGGTGGCCCAAGTAGTTGGCCATATCAGCCCGGAAGACCTGCTCAAGACCATCCCGCGCGCACCGCATTGA
- a CDS encoding sigma-54 dependent transcriptional regulator gives MQQPASQRRLLIVDPCDDCHRLLPGLRSAGWDVDSCMLGAALDHACDVGLLRLQASHLRHPDAVKDMIKRSNTEWIAVLSAEQLRMQNVGDFVCEWFFDFHTLPFDVSRVQVTLGRAFGMARLRGKGAVRVDDSVHELLGESRPIRELRKLLGKLAPTESPVLIRGESGTGKELVARTLHRQSQRHDQPFIAINCGAIPEHLIQSELFGHEKGAFTGAHQRKAGRIEAAHGGTLFLDEVGDLPLELQANLLRFLQEKHIERVGGSQPIPVDVRVLAATHVDLEKAIEQGRFREDLYYRLNVLQVVTAPLRDRHGDLSMLASHFAHFYSLETGRRPRSFSDHALAAMGRHDWPGNVRELANRVRRGLVLAEGRQIEAQDLGLQIEQEQPPLGTLEQYKHRAERQALCDVLNRHSDNLSIAAKVLGISRPTFYRLLHKHQIR, from the coding sequence ATGCAGCAACCCGCTTCCCAACGCCGTTTGCTCATCGTCGACCCCTGCGACGACTGCCACCGTTTATTGCCAGGCCTGCGCAGTGCCGGCTGGGATGTGGACAGTTGTATGCTCGGTGCTGCTCTAGACCACGCCTGCGATGTCGGCCTGCTGCGGCTGCAGGCATCGCACCTGCGCCATCCCGACGCAGTCAAGGACATGATCAAGCGCAGCAATACCGAGTGGATCGCCGTGCTCAGCGCCGAGCAGTTGCGCATGCAGAACGTCGGTGATTTTGTCTGCGAGTGGTTTTTCGACTTCCATACCTTGCCGTTCGACGTTTCCCGCGTTCAGGTTACCCTCGGGCGTGCCTTCGGCATGGCGCGGCTGCGTGGCAAGGGTGCGGTGCGGGTGGATGACTCGGTTCACGAGTTGCTGGGTGAGAGCCGGCCGATCCGCGAGTTGCGCAAGCTGTTGGGGAAACTGGCGCCCACCGAGTCGCCGGTTTTGATCCGTGGCGAGAGTGGCACAGGCAAGGAGCTGGTGGCGCGCACCCTGCATCGGCAGTCGCAGCGGCACGATCAGCCATTCATCGCGATCAACTGCGGGGCGATACCCGAGCACCTGATCCAGTCCGAGCTGTTTGGGCACGAGAAGGGTGCCTTTACCGGTGCGCATCAGCGCAAGGCCGGGCGAATAGAGGCGGCGCATGGCGGTACCTTGTTCCTGGACGAGGTGGGTGACTTGCCGTTGGAACTGCAAGCCAACCTGCTGCGCTTTCTGCAGGAAAAACACATTGAACGGGTCGGTGGCAGCCAGCCTATCCCCGTGGATGTGCGGGTGTTGGCGGCGACCCACGTGGACCTTGAAAAAGCCATCGAACAGGGCCGCTTTCGCGAGGACCTGTATTACCGGCTGAATGTGTTGCAGGTGGTGACGGCGCCACTGCGAGACAGGCATGGTGACCTGTCGATGCTGGCCAGCCATTTTGCCCATTTCTACAGCCTGGAGACCGGGCGCAGGCCGCGCTCGTTCAGTGACCATGCGTTGGCGGCCATGGGCCGGCATGACTGGCCGGGCAATGTGCGTGAGCTCGCCAACCGAGTGCGGCGCGGGCTGGTGTTGGCAGAAGGGCGGCAGATCGAGGCGCAGGACCTGGGCTTGCAGATCGAGCAAGAGCAGCCGCCGCTGGGTACCCTGGAGCAGTACAAGCACCGGGCAGAGCGCCAGGCTTTGTGTGATGTGCTTAACCGGCACAGCGACAACTTGAGCATCGCTGCGAAAGTACTCGGGATCTCGCGGCCGACATTCTATCGGCTGCTGCACAAGCACCAGATTCGTTGA
- a CDS encoding vWA domain-containing protein — MKGASRGRVHSTTSGRVAWLPTLLKGRPRLREDLCWQQRKAQPGELWLVIVDASASTRRHQALAQTKGLLAALFDQAYRQRARLALLTASGQTPQWQRHGLKASAALQPWLQALGAGGGTPLIAALEQARQWLQARQQAHPHEAVRCLVFTDGRLQHSDNVQPMGCATLLVDMELAPVRLGRAQQLAAQLQADYQHLEHFKVVD, encoded by the coding sequence TTGAAAGGCGCCAGCCGTGGCCGTGTACACAGCACCACTTCGGGCCGAGTAGCCTGGCTGCCGACTTTGCTCAAGGGGCGGCCACGGCTGCGTGAAGACCTGTGCTGGCAACAGCGCAAGGCTCAGCCTGGCGAACTGTGGCTGGTGATCGTCGACGCCTCGGCCTCAACCCGCCGTCACCAGGCGCTGGCGCAGACCAAAGGTTTGCTGGCGGCGTTGTTCGACCAGGCATACCGTCAGCGGGCGCGGTTGGCCCTGCTGACAGCGAGCGGGCAGACGCCGCAGTGGCAGCGACACGGCCTCAAGGCCTCGGCGGCCTTGCAGCCCTGGTTGCAAGCACTGGGGGCAGGGGGCGGTACACCGTTGATCGCCGCGTTGGAGCAAGCGCGGCAGTGGCTGCAGGCGCGGCAGCAGGCTCACCCTCATGAAGCTGTGCGCTGCCTGGTATTTACCGACGGTCGGCTGCAGCACTCGGATAACGTGCAACCGATGGGCTGTGCCACGTTACTGGTCGACATGGAGCTGGCGCCCGTTCGTCTGGGCCGTGCGCAACAATTGGCTGCGCAACTGCAGGCCGATTATCAGCACCTGGAGCACTTCAAGGTCGTGGATTGA
- a CDS encoding ATP-binding protein, with translation MSEPVQFPLAAVVGADALKLALCLTAIDPKIGGVLIEGPRGMAKSTLARGLADLLGEGPFVTLPLGASEERLVGTLDLDAVLGQGKAQFSPGVLAQADGGVLYVDEVNLLPDTLVDLLLDVAASGTNRIERDGISHRHSARFVLIGTMNPEEGELRPQLLDRFGLNVALEGLPEPQARQQIIRRRLAFDSDPQAFCAQWATAQAQLRERCQQARHDLAQIALDDQALAWITERCYAAGVDGLRADLVWLRAARAHCAWRGGEAIDEADVEAVAEFALRHRRRVSPQQPPPSTPPETGQQSANSQGSQGGQGDWGALPPQPVTSGARREVPNWAKKP, from the coding sequence ATGAGTGAACCCGTACAATTTCCGCTGGCCGCCGTGGTCGGTGCCGACGCGCTGAAACTGGCCCTGTGCCTGACCGCCATCGACCCGAAGATCGGGGGCGTGCTGATTGAAGGCCCGCGCGGCATGGCCAAGAGTACCTTGGCCCGTGGTCTCGCCGACCTGCTCGGCGAGGGGCCGTTCGTCACGCTGCCGTTGGGCGCCAGTGAAGAGCGCTTGGTCGGCACCCTCGACCTGGACGCTGTGTTGGGGCAGGGCAAGGCCCAGTTTTCACCCGGTGTGCTGGCCCAGGCCGATGGCGGCGTGCTGTACGTGGACGAGGTCAACCTGTTGCCCGATACCCTCGTCGACCTGTTGCTCGACGTGGCCGCCAGCGGCACCAACCGCATCGAACGTGATGGCATCTCGCACCGGCACAGCGCGCGTTTTGTGCTGATTGGCACCATGAACCCAGAAGAAGGCGAGTTGCGACCGCAGCTGCTTGACCGTTTTGGCTTGAATGTGGCCCTCGAAGGCTTGCCGGAGCCTCAGGCGCGCCAGCAGATCATCCGCCGCCGCCTGGCGTTCGACAGCGACCCCCAGGCCTTCTGCGCGCAATGGGCAACTGCCCAGGCGCAACTGCGCGAGCGCTGCCAGCAGGCGCGCCACGACCTCGCCCAGATTGCCCTGGACGACCAGGCCCTGGCCTGGATCACCGAGCGCTGCTACGCCGCCGGGGTCGATGGCCTGCGGGCGGACCTGGTCTGGCTGCGCGCAGCACGCGCGCACTGTGCCTGGCGCGGCGGCGAGGCCATTGATGAAGCCGATGTCGAGGCGGTGGCCGAGTTCGCTTTGCGCCATCGCCGCCGTGTATCGCCCCAGCAGCCGCCGCCTTCGACACCGCCTGAGACGGGGCAGCAGAGCGCAAACAGCCAGGGCAGCCAAGGCGGGCAGGGTGACTGGGGCGCGCTGCCACCACAGCCAGTGACCAGTGGTGCGCGCCGTGAGGTGCCGAACTGGGCAAAAAAGCCCTGA